The genomic region GTGAATGAATTGATTGAACTTTATAAGAAACTAGATTTGGATGCTATTATTGTTTCAATAGCTGATGGAATGATAACTTATCCTAAAAATTTTACTCCAAAAAACTTCAAGATGGATCATTAATTAATGAATGGAATGTAAGATATATTATTCCACCGGATAGAGACCATATTTTTATAGAGCACCCAATAAAGAATTGGGAAGATTTTGATAAGTATTCTTTTCCTGACCCTTATGAGTATTATAGATTTATTGAAATAGAAGAAATAGTAAATAAATATAGCGAAGAGTATGCTATAGTTGCTTCTATAGATTTTGGCTTATTTGAAAAAGCATGCTTATTACGTGGTATTTCATCTTTCCTTATGGATTTATATAAAAATCCAAATTTTGTTAAAAAACTACTTAATAAATTAGTAGAATTTGATAGCAAATTAATTGATGAAGTATGCAAATATGATATAGATATATTCTTTGGTAGTGATGATTTAGGAACACAACATTCATTATTTTTTCCTCCAGAAATATTTAGGAAATTCTTTAAAGAAAGATGGAGAAAATTGCTTAAAATTCCAAGAAAAAATACCAATCATGTTTCACTCAGATGGCAATATTGAAAAAATAATTCCAGACCTTATCGATATAGGTGTAAACATTCTTAATCCAGTTCAACCAAGAGCTTTAAATCCAAAAATTGTCAAAGAAAAATATGGTGAAAAGCTTGCTCAATGGGGAACAATAGATATTCAATATACTCTTCCATTTGGAACAATTAATGATATAGTTAAAGAAGTATTGACTAGAATTAAAACTGTTGGCTATGATGGTGGTTTAATTCTTGCCCCATCACACACAATTCTTCCAGATGTGCCAATTGAAAATTATTTAGCTTTTGTTAAATTTGCAAAGAAATATGGTATTTATCCCATAAGAACATAAAAAAGTCGATTTTTACTTTTCTTTAAAGAATATGATTGGAAACCATAATGGCCAAAAAAATATCCATGGAAACCAACTATAATAAACTTCACCACCTATGCTAAATATAAGATTACATTTTCTGCATTTTATTATCCTATAACCTATTGCTTCTAATTCTTTTGAAGAACATCTTGGACAAGAAAGCTTTTCAATCTCTAATGGAATATAGTAATAAGAGGTTTTAAATCCTTTTATCATTGATATTATAATTAGTATAAAAAACATTATAAAAGTTAAAAGAAATATTATAAGTGTTATTATAACTATAATTGTTTCAATCTGCATTTTTCCATTTATTATATAAAAAAATTAGCTTATAAAATTTTTAAAATAATTTAATTTATTTAAAATTTTAAAATTATGTATTTTTCAGTAATCATTAATATTGTTTTTGCGGATTTAATAATGTAAAGAAAGTTTTTACTATTTCTTGATTACCTTGATTCTTAATTATCATTTCTAAAACTCTTCCTTCTACTTCTGAAGTAAATTCTTCTGTAAATCTTGATGGTAGATTTACCATGCTATCTATCAAATCTAAAGCTAGAGGTAAATTTGTTGCCTCATTGAAAAAATTCTTTTGTCCAAATATTTCTAAAATTTCTTCTTCATTTAAAGAAGATGGATATTCAATTTCGCATGGTGGCATATTTTCATAAAATCTAACTTGAATCCTTCTCATTTTTTTAAATCCTTCTTTTTCAAGACCTAATGTTTCAAATGGCATAAAGGTCCTTTTTTCAGCTTCTTCCATTAAGTCACCTTCAGACCATCCTATAGATGCTAAAGTTGCATAGCGAGTATAAACTTGAACTAATTTATCACCTATAAGTTCTTGATAATTAAAGAAAGTCCTCTTAGGCATAAATGTAGAAAGTATAAGTTTATCTATTATTGTTGTAAATGGATTTTTTCTATCTTTTACTGCAAGATATCCTCCTATTGCTCTAGTATGACTTCTTTTTATCACACTTATTACTTTTTTGCTTTTTCTTAATAATTCTGTTACTTCAAAAGCTTCTTTTAAAATTTTGTCTTCATAATCACTATATAACCCTGATTTTTTTATTAAATATGCACTATATACGAAACCATAGAAACTCCCATCTAAGATTAATAAATCGCAATTTTCTAAAGCTTCTAAAGCCAATTTTCTTTCAGCATAAGTTGTTAATAAATCAAAAGAAAATTTACTTCTATCTGGTGAAAGTGCTTGTTTTCTTTTAAAAACACCAGCTCTAAAATCTTCTTTCCTTTTTTCAATACCTTTTAAAAAAATTGCACCTACTGAAAATACACCATACCTTATGCCAAGTCTTTCACTCAATCTTGGTGATCTTGAACCATCAATAGCAGCAACAATCGAAGATTTGTTTGATATTGGAATTTCATGAAGATATGGTTTTAATTCTTTACTTAATTCTTTAAGTTGTAAATCCATTTTTTGAATATCTTTTACTAATCTACTTGCTTCTTTTTCAGTTAATTCAAAAAAGCGACGCTGAAGATCTTGTGGAAGCTTAATCCATTCTATTAATTCTTCAGCCATATTCTCACTCAATTTTATATGTTATAAGTAATGGAACTGGTGATACATTCATAGCTCCTGAGAAATAGAATCTTCCAGGTTTAAGTTGAAGTAATTGATCAGATGTTATATCATAAGGTGATAGCCATTCTGAAGCTCCACCTTCTCCTCCAGCATCTAACGGATGTATTCTTCCAAAGAAATGGGTATTCAAATTTCTTCTTACAGCAGCATTTATTCCAATTTCTCCTTTTATTCCTTGAGCTATAAGAGTTAAATTAAGCATTCTTTTTCTTCCTAAAGCAGCTAAATTTTTTATCATTTCAGTTGTTTCACTTTGAATGCCTCTTGGGTCCCAAGGAGCATATTGAGGGGCTTCATCCATTATTAAACTTATCATTAAATTTTTTCCAATTTCCATTAAACCATAAAGATATCTAGAAAGAGAAAGGAAAAAACCAAGTTTAGCCTCTGTTAAAATTCCTCCCATATCTATAATGATTAAATTTTTATTTTCAAATTTTTTTATAACTTCTTCTATACTCATTGTTCCCATTATTGGTTTTAAATCTTGAGGTTTAAATCTTCTAAATATTCTTTTACTAGCTCTTTCAGCAGAATTTTTCCAATCTTCTCTTTTTATACTTAAAATATTTTCATTAATTTGTTTTTTAAGTTGATTATATAAAATTTCAGCAGGGTCTTTCCCTTCTTTTTTTGAAATCTCAATAGCATTTTTTACTTTTTCAACCCACCCTTCAATAAATGAATCAAAACCATCTTTAACATTTTCATTTCTTCCAAAACCATTAGTTTTATCATCAAAATAACTTAAAATCGATTCTTCATCTAAAGCTATATCAGTAATTTTTATAACTTCAACATTATCCGAATCTTGATAATAAGGTGCATAATCAGTACCACTCCAATCTAATACAAGTACTTTATATCCAGATTTAAGATATAATGGTATAAGAACATGACGTGTAAACCAAGATTTACCGCTACCAGTACTTCCATAAACACCTACATGATAAGGAATAAAGAATTTTCTTACTGGAATTTTCCAAGATTCATGCCCCTCTAAATATGCATTCGTCCAAATAATATCTTCTCCTTTTACCATTAATTGAAAAGGATTATCTTCCTCTTCTAAAAGATATACTGGAGACCTTGGTTGAATTATTGATAAATTTGGTTCTATTCCATTTTCAGTAATAACACCTATTGGTTTAATTAAGAAAGAAAAAACTTCTCTAGCTCCAGATGGCTCACCACCATATTTCATATATGCAACATCAGGTCTATAAGATGTATGACTAAGAAATTCATTTTTACCTAATCCACCCCTAAGAACACCTAATAATTGATTTGATGGCTTTTCATCTCCTCCATTCTTAATAAGAACAAGGTTTTCTGAAGTTATTTCTTTTTCCAAATCTTTTAATAAAATAACTCTAGCAGAAGTTTCAGTAGAACCATCAGCTATTCTACCAATAAATTTCAAAGTTTTTACCTCCAAAATAATTTTATTTATAGATTTATTTTAAATGCCTATATAGATAATCTATTAATAAACTTTTATTAAAAATCATAAGAATAGAATTTATTTAAAATAAGTGGAAAAAATCAAGAGAAATATAAATTTTAAAAAATTTGGTAAATCTGTAAAGTATTAAAATTGCAAACATAATTATTTATTAAGCATAAGTGATGGTACTAAAATAGATATTACAAAATTTGTTTTTAAAATGAGATTAAAAAGTAAAGAAAAACGTTTATGGAAAAACAATATTATTGATAATTACTAATAAACCCTCATAATCTTAAAAGCTCTCTTACTTTTCCTACAGCTTTAACAGCATCTGGAGCATATCCATCTGCTCCTATTTTTTTAGCCCATTCTTCAGTAACAGGTGCTCCTCCTACAATTACTTTTACATTTTTTCTTAATCCAGTTCTCTCTAATTCTTCTATAACTCTTTTTTGTTCTAATAATGTAGTTGTAAGAAGTGCTGATAAGCCTAAAACATCAGGTTTTAATTCTTTAATTTTTTCAATTATTTCTTTTGCTGGAACATCCACGCCCAAATCTATTATTTCAAATCCATTAATCCAAAGCATAAGAGCTACTAAATTTTTTCCTATATCATGTATATCTCCTTCAACTGTAGCTAGCATAACTTTTCCAAGCTTTTTTCTTTCTTCCTTTCTTTTTTCCAATTCAGGTTTAATTATTTCTACAGCTCTTTTCATGATTTCAGCACCCATAACAAGTTCTGGTAAAAAAGCTTCTCCATTTTCATACATATTTCCTAATTTTCTTATACCATTTGAAAGCCCATCTTCTATTATTTTTATAGGATTCAATCCCTGTTCTAAAGCTCTTTTAGTTAATAGTAAAGTTTTTTCTATGTCCATTGATAATAAAGCTTCTTGTATTTCTTTTAATATATCATTTTGCATTATCACTCACCTTTTTTAATTGGATATTTACCATATTTTCTTCCTGTTTCATATAAAGCTTTTGCATTCTCTATAGGTATAGCATCATGTATTTCACTACTTGATCCTAAAATATAACCACTGCCTGGAGCAGCTATAGATAATGTTTCTTTTACTTTTTCAATTATTTCTTTTATTGTTCCAAATGGTAAAAGATGGCTACAGTCTATATGACCAATTAAAGCGACATGATTTCCATATTTTTCTTTAACTTCATCTATCTTCATTCCTGCTGTTGGATCTATTGGGTGCAATGCATCTATTTTTAAATCAAAAACTAGTTTATCTAATATTGGATTAAGGTTCCCATCACTATGAAATATCATTTTTATATTTTTATTAAAAAGAAAATTTCTTATGCGTTTAATTCTTGGAAACCAATTTTCATTAAGCCATTTAGGAGAAAACATTAACCCTTTATCAAAAGCTATGTCTTCTCCTAAGAATATTACATCGCCCATATTTTCTTCTACCCAAAGCTTAAGTCTAATCATTATCCATTTTTCGAAAATATCTAAAAGTTTGTTTACTATATTTTTTGCCATAAACATAGCTTGAAAAAATAAATCATAACCTGTAAACATATAAGCTTCAGTTAATGGTCCTTCAAAATTTCCTACAAATACTATACCATGCTTCTTATATCCTTCAATAGTTTTTTTATGGTATGGAATAAACCATTCTGCTATTTTACTTTCATCTGGTTCTGGAGGAAGTTTATTACTAAGTTCATCTAAATTTTTAAAAGGTCTTTTATCAATCCATGTAGTTCCTGCTTTTGTTTTAATAGCCCAACCTTCTTTTTCAATTCCTAAAATATCTATCCATTCAAAAAATTTATTTTTAAACCACATGAAATCTGTAAACCACCAATAATCTCTAGTTATATCTATTCCTAAATATTTGTATGCTCTTGCATTTGTTTCAAGAGGATCGTTTGTTTTAACAATTTTTCTAATTTTTTCATTATTTACTATATCCATAATTGGAACTCTATCACTTTCTTCAAGATTTAAAGTTGCTAAGAATCTTTCATTATTTTTCTCCCATTCTTTTTGTCCATTCATAACCATACACTTTTTAAAAACATTAATCATTTAACTTATATATTTATTTCATTCAATTATTAAAAATAAGAATGTTTAAATATTTCTCATGGTAAATAATCGTAGGTAAATATTGATGGAAAATAGGATATATAAACTAGTTATGGAATTTAAACCATTTGAAGTAGAGAAAGAAATTAAACATCTTCTTTCAATTGGGGTTGATCCTAATGAAATTCTTAATAGCTTAAGAAAAGCAATGTTTGATGCATGTGAAAAATATGGTAAGGAATTTGCACTCCCACAACTTTCTGCAATAATGGCATCCTTTTATATGGGTTATGAAATTTTAAAAGATAAAATTAAAAAAATGGATAAAGGCAGAATTTTAATAGGAACATTAGGTTCTATGCATTATATAGGGAAAGATATTATAAAAGTATTGTATATAGCAGATGGTTTTGAAGTTAAAGATTTAGGCGAGAATTTAATGGCAGAAGATTTTATAAAAGGTATAAAAGATTTTAAACCTCACTTAGTTGGGCTTTCAGTATTTTTAACAAATGCAATATTTGAAATAGAGAAAATAATTAAATTCTTAAAAGAAAATAATTTAAGAGATAAAGTTAAGGTTATAATAGGAGGAGTGCAAGGTAATCCATATATAGCTAAAAAATTTGAATTAGATGGTTGGGCTCATGATCCTAAAACTGCTTTAGAAATTGCAAATAAATTAGTTAAGGAGGTACGTGAAAAATATGGTTGAAATTACAGGTCTTGAAAGAGCTTTAATTTACTTAAGTGGAGAAAAACCAGATAAAATGCCAATATGGTTAGAATCTGTTTATTTAGCTTGGAAATATTCTGGCGTACCAAGTTTAAGGGAATATATTCACGATGGAAAAGCAATAGCAAGAGGACATATAGCTGTAGCTGAAAAATTTAGAGTTGATATTACAGGGGTTAATACAGATCAATGGGTTATGTATGAAATATTAGGTGCTGAAGTTGAAATTTTAGATCATGTTGTACAAGCAAAGATTCAACCATGGCGCTATAAGCCAGATCGTAGTATTTATGATAGATTTATTGAAAAAGTAGAAAGAATTGAAAAGAACATAGAAGAATTTGATCCTAGAAAATGTAAAAGGGCTCAAGCAATATTTGAAGCATGGAAAATTGTTGCAGAAAAAATTGGAAAAAAAGTTCTTTTAAGACAAGGAATACTTGGACCTGCTGCAACTTTAGCTTTAACGATTGGAATGACCGAAGTAATGAGAGATGTTATGATATTTCCAGATTTACTTCCTACTTTAACAAGAATAGTTAGAGGGCCTTTAATGGAATGGACAGTTGATGTAGCATATAAAATGGTAGAAGCAATCAATTTTACAAATTTTTGTATGGGATTTAGTGGATATGATAAATCTATTTTAAGCCCAGATTTAAGAGAATGGTTAGCTGCATTAGATTTAGAATATTTAAATAAAGTTAGATCAAGAATAGGTAAAGATGTTCCTATTACAACTCATGTTTGTAGTTGGGATCCAGATTTAGATTTTATATATGAAAAATTTGGAAAACCTAAACTTATAAATGAATTGCAATTTTATGCTCCAGGATCAACTTATCCATTAGAAAAAGCTGTTGAAAAATTTGGTGATAAAATTCCACTTTGTGCTGGAATTGATCATCTTGGACCACTTTTTTCTGGAACGCCTAATGATGTTGAATTAATGGTAAAAAATTCGATAGAATTAGGAAAAAATTGCATATCTTTTGCACTTGGCCCTGGATGTGGATTGAGCCCAAATACTCCAGAAGAAAATTTACTTAAAATTTCAGAAATAAGAGATAAATACGGAAGATATAAATGAAGAAAGTGATCTTATTTGCCTATTATAGGTAGATTTAGTGGAAAAGCTGGAAAAATAGCGTATGCAACAGGTGCTTTTGGAGAATCTTTAATATTTGCTATCATAGGAACATATTTAATATATTTTTATAGCGAAATTGTTCTTCTTGATCCAGTTTTAATTGGAATAGGATTTATGGCAACTTATGGTATTTGGAATGCAATAAATGATGTAATTGCAGGATATATTTCTGATAAAACAAGAACTAAATGGGGAAGAAGAATACCTTATGTTTCTATATTTTCACCAATAATGATTTTATTATTTATAATGATATGGTCTCCTCCAGTTGGTGGAAAGCCTTTATCCAATCCCTTCGATCCTTGTATTTTCACATTCTTTATTATTGTTATTTTTATTTTCGAATTTGTTTATACTCTTGTTGATGTAGGATGGAATGCATTATTTCCTGAAATGTATAGAGATATTACAGATAGAAGTGAAGTTGCAGTATATAGACAAATTTTTGCAACAATTGGCATTATAATAACAATAATACTTACTCCTCAATTGATAACATATTTTACAGAGAATTTTGGTACTTTTCAAGGATGGACTTTTGTAGGGATAGTAGTAAGTTTAATGGGCGGAATATCATTCTTATTATCTCTTCTTGGAAGTAAAGAGAAAGAAATAACTTCAGTAAAATCTACACTTCCTATTAAAGAATATTTTAAAATTACTTTTACAAATAAGTCTTTTTTAACAGCAGCTTTTCTAATATTAACAACAAGCTGGATATGGAGTGTTCTTGAAGCAATGATACCATTTATTGTCCAACATTTCCTTGGAGGAAAAACTAGCGATATAACAATTGTAGGCGCACCAATGATAATTTTCCCAATACTATTTTATCCAATTTGGAGAAAAATTTGTATACGATATGGTTCTAGATTTACATTAATTCTTTCTACAATATTAATGGCTTCTGGACTATTAGTACTTGCATTTTGGGCAGATTCCATAATAAAAGCTATTATATTAACAGCTTTCTTTGGTGCCATGAATAGTGGTGTGCAAATTACTAGAGAACTCTTAATACCAGATGTTATAGATGAAGATGCAAATAGAACAGGTTTAAGAAGAGAAGGAATATACTATGGTGCACGTACATTTATTGATAGATTTGCTTTAGCTCTTACAGGTGCAAGTACAGCTTTCATTTTTGGATTAAGTGGATATGTACCTGGAGCAGTACAACCTAGCGAAGTAATATGGAACATGCGTATTGGTTTAGCTCTTGTAATAATAATAGCTTTAACTGTATTCTTAATTGCGGCAAAATATTATCCTCTTGGAAAGAAGAAGATATAAAAGATTAAGAAATTTATTATTTTAATTCATAAATTTTCAGATTTTATTAAATTGCTTTCTATTGCAAGAGTAATTGTTACTGCTGCTGTCCATCCAAAATTATAAAGACCTGTTAAACCTGGCTTACCATCTTCATAATAGTATTCAGCAAAAACTTTTGTTTTATTAATTAAATTAAACCATTTTGTTGCTAATTTTTTAGCAATTTCTTTATAGCCATAATTTAATAAGCCTTTAAAAACAAAATAAGTTGTAGGAGCCCATATTGGGCCTCTCCAATAATATGGGTCTAGAGAATATAACCAAGATGGTTGAGGAGACATGTATTTTTCATCATCAAAAGCTATTGTCGGTATTCCATATTTTCCCCAAAATTCTTTTGGAGAAATAAGATGAAAAATGAGTCGAGAAGCATTTTCATTACTTAATATTTTAGAAAATAATGGCATAAATGCTTGTATAGATTTAACTTTAATAATATTTCCTTTCCAATCAATAGGATAATAAAAACTTTCTTTTTCATACCACATATATTTATTAATAAGTGAAGCTTTTTTATGATATTCATATTGAAAATTCTTTGCATCATCTTCTATTCCTAATTTATTAGCAATTTCAAATAAAGCTTCAGCACTTGCAGCAAGAACATTATTAAGTAAAAGGTCTTCAATTGGTATATAATAAAATCCATTTCTTTTTAAAGTTTTTCCATTAGTAAAATCATATAAAGCATGATTGTCCATACCAGTTGAGCATATAGCCCAATATGCCATCATTGGGCTCTCTTCTCTTGCACCAGTGAATGGACTTACAAGTCCATTAATTGAATCTATTGGATCACCATAATTATTCCACCATTCATAAAATTTCTTTAATCTAGGATACCAATTTTTTAAATTTTTAAAATCTTTTGCTACATTTGAATAATAGTTTACTGCATATATTATAATAGGAGGTTGGCTTCTTAAATCTTGATTGTATACTTCTATAGGAGCATTTGGAATCATGCCATCCTCTTTTTGCAAAGAAAGAAGAGCTTCAATATTTTCTTTAGCAAGTAATGGATCGATATGTGATAAAGCTATTACATGAAAGGCAGTATCCCAACAATATGGTATAGGATAGCCATTAAGATGTGGAACAACAATTTTATGTTTTCCATATTCTTTTAAATTTTCATATAATATTTCTTTAGCTTTTATTAATAACCGATCTAATTTCAAGGCTGATCAATTTATAATATTATCAAATTTAAATTTTTTAATATTTTTTCTAAATCCATTAATGCTGCATCAGCTTTTAAAGGTTCCCTTTTTAAATATGAAAGATACATCTTTTTATCGAATCTTACAATTCCATCTATTTTTAAGCCCATGTTTTCTGCTTCTTTTATTAATATCTCTTCAACATCATTTGTAATTTTATTAGCTATGATCCAAAATTTTTTATTTAAATTTAAAGCAATTTTTTTCAATAATGATGCTATTTCAAGAGATTCTATCGTAGGATCTACTATAGCTATTATGCAATCACTTACTTCCTCAATTTTTCTACCAATATGTTCTACTCCAGCATCCGTATCTACTAAAACAATTTCATTTTTATCTAATGCTAAATTACCTAGTAATATTTTTGTAAGTATATTAAATGGACATGCACATCCTTCACCATATTCTCTAACTTTTCCTATAATAACTAATCCTATTCCTTCATTAGAAAAAGAAATATAATCAGATGGTAATAAATTGAGCTTTATTCCTTCTTTTGCTTTAGTTAAAGCTTTAGCTATATCTGTTTCCATTTTTTCAAATTCTTCCTCTTCCTTTTTTCCACCTATATATTCTACTAAAGATTTAGGTGTAGCTACACCCAAAAGTATTGGTAAAACTATATTCGATTCATCAGAATCAATTATGTAAACTTTAAAATATTTTGATAATATCTTAGCAATAAGGACTGTTAAAGCAGTCTTTCCTGTACCACCTTTACCACATATCATGATTTTCATTATATATTCAAAAACTTTTTTTAAAAAAGGAAATATTAAACTTTTACTTTATAAATAAAAAAGATTCTATATATAAAAAGTATATTAATTATTATTTTTATTCTTATTTTCTTAGGATTATGATTTAAAGTGAGTATGAAAAAATTCATTGCTATAACATGGACTTTTTTAATCGCAATAGCATCTATTTTGCCAATACCAGAGGGATATGATAATTTTTTAAGTATTGGACATATTTTTTCATATTTTATTTTATCAATTCTATGGGTTTATGCAATAGGTTTTAATTTCAAAGCTTTATTTATTTCAATAGCTTTAACACCTTTAACAGAAGTATTGCAATTAGCAATACCATGGAGAAATTCTAATATTTTTGATATAGGAAGTAATTTTCTAGGAGTAATTATAGCCTTTATAATTCTTTATATTTTAAGTAAAAAATTTTAATGAGAAGTTATAATAACTTTTTATATTTAGATATTATGAAGAGTAATACATCAATTTACTTAAGTAATATCTTTAAATAATTTTTACTTTTTTATCCTAATCTCTCAAATTTAGCCATTTTTCATGATATTAGATTTCTTTGTCGTATAATTATAAAAAATGTCAGAAGTAAAACTTTTTA from Nitrososphaerota archaeon harbors:
- a CDS encoding uroporphyrinogen decarboxylase family protein, which encodes MNGQKEWEKNNERFLATLNLEESDRVPIMDIVNNEKIRKIVKTNDPLETNARAYKYLGIDITRDYWWFTDFMWFKNKFFEWIDILGIEKEGWAIKTKAGTTWIDKRPFKNLDELSNKLPPEPDESKIAEWFIPYHKKTIEGYKKHGIVFVGNFEGPLTEAYMFTGYDLFFQAMFMAKNIVNKLLDIFEKWIMIRLKLWVEENMGDVIFLGEDIAFDKGLMFSPKWLNENWFPRIKRIRNFLFNKNIKMIFHSDGNLNPILDKLVFDLKIDALHPIDPTAGMKIDEVKEKYGNHVALIGHIDCSHLLPFGTIKEIIEKVKETLSIAAPGSGYILGSSSEIHDAIPIENAKALYETGRKYGKYPIKKGE
- a CDS encoding ATP-binding protein, encoding MKFIGRIADGSTETSARVILLKDLEKEITSENLVLIKNGGDEKPSNQLLGVLRGGLGKNEFLSHTSYRPDVAYMKYGGEPSGAREVFSFLIKPIGVITENGIEPNLSIIQPRSPVYLLEEEDNPFQLMVKGEDIIWTNAYLEGHESWKIPVRKFFIPYHVGVYGSTGSGKSWFTRHVLIPLYLKSGYKVLVLDWSGTDYAPYYQDSDNVEVIKITDIALDEESILSYFDDKTNGFGRNENVKDGFDSFIEGWVEKVKNAIEISKKEGKDPAEILYNQLKKQINENILSIKREDWKNSAERASKRIFRRFKPQDLKPIMGTMSIEEVIKKFENKNLIIIDMGGILTEAKLGFFLSLSRYLYGLMEIGKNLMISLIMDEAPQYAPWDPRGIQSETTEMIKNLAALGRKRMLNLTLIAQGIKGEIGINAAVRRNLNTHFFGRIHPLDAGGEGGASEWLSPYDITSDQLLQLKPGRFYFSGAMNVSPVPLLITYKIE
- a CDS encoding MFS transporter encodes the protein MPIIGRFSGKAGKIAYATGAFGESLIFAIIGTYLIYFYSEIVLLDPVLIGIGFMATYGIWNAINDVIAGYISDKTRTKWGRRIPYVSIFSPIMILLFIMIWSPPVGGKPLSNPFDPCIFTFFIIVIFIFEFVYTLVDVGWNALFPEMYRDITDRSEVAVYRQIFATIGIIITIILTPQLITYFTENFGTFQGWTFVGIVVSLMGGISFLLSLLGSKEKEITSVKSTLPIKEYFKITFTNKSFLTAAFLILTTSWIWSVLEAMIPFIVQHFLGGKTSDITIVGAPMIIFPILFYPIWRKICIRYGSRFTLILSTILMASGLLVLAFWADSIIKAIILTAFFGAMNSGVQITRELLIPDVIDEDANRTGLRREGIYYGARTFIDRFALALTGASTAFIFGLSGYVPGAVQPSEVIWNMRIGLALVIIIALTVFLIAAKYYPLGKKKI
- a CDS encoding corrinoid protein, with amino-acid sequence MQNDILKEIQEALLSMDIEKTLLLTKRALEQGLNPIKIIEDGLSNGIRKLGNMYENGEAFLPELVMGAEIMKRAVEIIKPELEKRKEERKKLGKVMLATVEGDIHDIGKNLVALMLWINGFEIIDLGVDVPAKEIIEKIKELKPDVLGLSALLTTTLLEQKRVIEELERTGLRKNVKVIVGGAPVTEEWAKKIGADGYAPDAVKAVGKVRELLRL
- a CDS encoding DNA double-strand break repair nuclease NurA, whose protein sequence is MAEELIEWIKLPQDLQRRFFELTEKEASRLVKDIQKMDLQLKELSKELKPYLHEIPISNKSSIVAAIDGSRSPRLSERLGIRYGVFSVGAIFLKGIEKRKEDFRAGVFKRKQALSPDRSKFSFDLLTTYAERKLALEALENCDLLILDGSFYGFVYSAYLIKKSGLYSDYEDKILKEAFEVTELLRKSKKVISVIKRSHTRAIGGYLAVKDRKNPFTTIIDKLILSTFMPKRTFFNYQELIGDKLVQVYTRYATLASIGWSEGDLMEEAEKRTFMPFETLGLEKEGFKKMRRIQVRFYENMPPCEIEYPSSLNEEEILEIFGQKNFFNEATNLPLALDLIDSMVNLPSRFTEEFTSEVEGRVLEMIIKNQGNQEIVKTFFTLLNPQKQY
- a CDS encoding trehalase family glycosidase; translation: MKLDRLLIKAKEILYENLKEYGKHKIVVPHLNGYPIPYCWDTAFHVIALSHIDPLLAKENIEALLSLQKEDGMIPNAPIEVYNQDLRSQPPIIIYAVNYYSNVAKDFKNLKNWYPRLKKFYEWWNNYGDPIDSINGLVSPFTGAREESPMMAYWAICSTGMDNHALYDFTNGKTLKRNGFYYIPIEDLLLNNVLAASAEALFEIANKLGIEDDAKNFQYEYHKKASLINKYMWYEKESFYYPIDWKGNIIKVKSIQAFMPLFSKILSNENASRLIFHLISPKEFWGKYGIPTIAFDDEKYMSPQPSWLYSLDPYYWRGPIWAPTTYFVFKGLLNYGYKEIAKKLATKWFNLINKTKVFAEYYYEDGKPGLTGLYNFGWTAAVTITLAIESNLIKSENL
- a CDS encoding VanZ family protein; this encodes MKKFIAITWTFLIAIASILPIPEGYDNFLSIGHIFSYFILSILWVYAIGFNFKALFISIALTPLTEVLQLAIPWRNSNIFDIGSNFLGVIIAFIILYILSKKF
- a CDS encoding uroporphyrinogen decarboxylase family protein, whose translation is MVEITGLERALIYLSGEKPDKMPIWLESVYLAWKYSGVPSLREYIHDGKAIARGHIAVAEKFRVDITGVNTDQWVMYEILGAEVEILDHVVQAKIQPWRYKPDRSIYDRFIEKVERIEKNIEEFDPRKCKRAQAIFEAWKIVAEKIGKKVLLRQGILGPAATLALTIGMTEVMRDVMIFPDLLPTLTRIVRGPLMEWTVDVAYKMVEAINFTNFCMGFSGYDKSILSPDLREWLAALDLEYLNKVRSRIGKDVPITTHVCSWDPDLDFIYEKFGKPKLINELQFYAPGSTYPLEKAVEKFGDKIPLCAGIDHLGPLFSGTPNDVELMVKNSIELGKNCISFALGPGCGLSPNTPEENLLKISEIRDKYGRYK
- a CDS encoding ATP-binding protein, with translation MKIMICGKGGTGKTALTVLIAKILSKYFKVYIIDSDESNIVLPILLGVATPKSLVEYIGGKKEEEEFEKMETDIAKALTKAKEGIKLNLLPSDYISFSNEGIGLVIIGKVREYGEGCACPFNILTKILLGNLALDKNEIVLVDTDAGVEHIGRKIEEVSDCIIAIVDPTIESLEIASLLKKIALNLNKKFWIIANKITNDVEEILIKEAENMGLKIDGIVRFDKKMYLSYLKREPLKADAALMDLEKILKNLNLIIL
- a CDS encoding cobalamin-dependent protein (Presence of a B(12) (cobalamin)-binding domain implies dependence on cobalamin itself, in one of its several forms, or in some unusual lineages, dependence on a cobalamin-like analog.); the protein is MENRIYKLVMEFKPFEVEKEIKHLLSIGVDPNEILNSLRKAMFDACEKYGKEFALPQLSAIMASFYMGYEILKDKIKKMDKGRILIGTLGSMHYIGKDIIKVLYIADGFEVKDLGENLMAEDFIKGIKDFKPHLVGLSVFLTNAIFEIEKIIKFLKENNLRDKVKVIIGGVQGNPYIAKKFELDGWAHDPKTALEIANKLVKEVREKYG